One Candidatus Brocadiaceae bacterium genomic window, CCGCCTTGTCGCCCAGCGCCTTGCCGAATGCCTGCCCCAGCACGATGCCCACGTCCTCGGTGGTGTGGTGGGCGTCGACGTGCAGGTCGCCCTCGGCCGCGCACACCAGGTCGAACAACCCGTGGCGCGCCCATAACTCCAGCATGTGATCCAGGAAGCCCACGCCGGTGGAGACCTGGCAACGGCCCGTTCCGTCCAGGGCCAGCTCGACCCGGATCGTGGTCTCCCGCGTCTTGCGTTCGATGGCGGCACTGCGAGGTGTGGTCATGTCAGGATCTCCCTCAGCGTGTCCAGAACCGTGGCCGTCTGTCCGTCCGTGCCGACGGTGATGCGCAGACAGTCGTCCAGACGCGGGGCGTTCCAGTAGCGCACAAGGACCTTGCGTTCGAACAGGCGCTCGAACACGTCCCCTGCCTGACGGCCTTGCGGCACGCGGGCGAAGACGAAGTTGGCCTGCGAGGGGGGGCAGGTGAACCCCAGCTCGCGCAGCCCCGCGATCAGCCGTCCGCGCGTGGCCCGGATCTTCCGCACGTTCTCGGCCGTCCATTCCACGTCCGCGATGGCGGCGGTGGCGCCGGCCAGCGCCAGGCGGTCGACGTTGTAGGATTCCTTGACCTTGGCCATGCCGGCGATCAGCGGCTCCGGGCCGACGGCGAAGCCGAACCGCAGCCCGGCCAGGCTGTGCGACTTGCTCAGGGTGCGGGCGATGACGACGTTCTCGTGGCGCGCCACCAGGTCCAGGCAGTCCTCGTCGGCGAAGGCCACGTAAGCCTCGTCCACCAGCAGCACGCCCGCTACGGACCGGGCCAGGCGTTCGACCTC contains:
- the hisC gene encoding histidinol-phosphate transaminase, producing MSYFRPTIERMEGYVPGYQPKEPGYVKLNTNENPYPPSPRALEAIARAAGESLRLYPDPTGRPFREQAARVLGTSPDRIICANGSDELLTMALRSFCGEGDAVAFPTPTYSLYPKLAEIQGAHVVAVEFPEDFSLPPGLAEAGAPLTLLCNPNAPSGTLTPKAEVERLARSVAGVLLVDEAYVAFADEDCLDLVARHENVVIARTLSKSHSLAGLRFGFAVGPEPLIAGMAKVKESYNVDRLALAGATAAIADVEWTAENVRKIRATRGRLIAGLRELGFTCPPSQANFVFARVPQGRQAGDVFERLFERKVLVRYWNAPRLDDCLRITVGTDGQTATVLDTLREILT